The Bos mutus isolate GX-2022 chromosome 7, NWIPB_WYAK_1.1, whole genome shotgun sequence genome window below encodes:
- the ZNF346 gene encoding zinc finger protein 346 isoform X3, whose product MRTAAGPVEHMIQKNQCLFTNTQCKVCCALLISESQKLAHYQSKKHANKVKRYLAIHGMETLKGEMKRLDSDQKSSRSKDKNQCCPICNMTFSSPVVAQSHYLGKTHAKNLKLKQQSTKVEALSKRLTNPFLMASTLALHQNREMIDPDKFCSLCHATFNDPVMAQQHYVGKKHRKQETKLKLMAHYGRLADPAVTDSAGKGYPCKTCKIVLNSIEQYQAHVSGFKHKNQSPKTVASPLGQIPTQRQSIQKDSTTLEN is encoded by the exons ATGCGGACAGCGGCGGGGCCAG tGGAACACATGATCCAGAAGAACCAGTGTCTCTTCACCAACACCCAGTGTAAGGTTTGCTGCGCCTTGCTCATTTCTGAGTCCCAGAAGCTGGCACACTATCAG AGCAAAAAACATGCCAACAAAGTGAAGAGATACCTAGCAATCCATGGAATGGAGACACTAAAGGGGGAAATGAAGAGGCTAGACTCAGATCAG AAGAGCAGCAGAAGCAAAGACAAGAACCAGTGCTGCCCCATCTGTAACATGACCTTTTCCTCCCCTGTCGTGGCCCAGTCGCACTACCTGGGGAAGACCCACGCAAAGAACTTAAAGCTGAAGCAGCAATCCACTAAGGTGGAAG CTCTGTCGAAACGCCTTACAAACCCTTTCCTTATGGCCTCCACCTTAGCCTTGCACCAGAATAGAGAGATGATAGACCCAGACAAGTTCTGCAGCCTCTGCCACGCGACTTTCAATGACCCTGTCATGGCTCAGCAACATTATGTGGGCAAGAAACACAGGAAACAGGAGACCAAACTCAAACTTATGGCACACTACGGACGGCTGGCCGACCCTGCTGTCACTGACTCAG CCGGGAAGGGCTACCCCTGCAAGACATGCAAGATAGTGCTGAACTCCATAGAACAGTACCAAGCTCATGTCAGCGGCTTCAAACACAAGAACCA GTCACCAAAAACCGTGGCATCACCTCTGGGCCAGATTCCCACGCAAAGGCAATCCATTCAGAAAGACTCAACCACCTTGGAAAACTAG
- the ZNF346 gene encoding zinc finger protein 346 isoform X2: protein MEYPALGTVENADSGGARSYNNSEEREGREPDGLRFDRERARRLWEAVSGSQPVGREEVEHMIQKNQCLFTNTQCKVCCALLISESQKLAHYQSKKHANKVKRYLAIHGMETLKGEMKRLDSDQKSSRSKDKNQCCPICNMTFSSPVVAQSHYLGKTHAKNLKLKQQSTKVEALHQNREMIDPDKFCSLCHATFNDPVMAQQHYVGKKHRKQETKLKLMAHYGRLADPAVTDSAGKGYPCKTCKIVLNSIEQYQAHVSGFKHKNQSPKTVASPLGQIPTQRQSIQKDSTTLEN from the exons ATGGAGTATCCTGCATTGGGCACGGTGGAGAATGCGGACAGCGGCGGGGCCAGGTCGTACAACAATTCGGAGGAGCGGGAGGGCCGGGAACCGGATGGGCTGCGCTTCGACCGCGAGAGGGCGCGCCGCCTCTGGGAAGCAGTGTCCGGGTCGCAaccagtggggagggaggaag tGGAACACATGATCCAGAAGAACCAGTGTCTCTTCACCAACACCCAGTGTAAGGTTTGCTGCGCCTTGCTCATTTCTGAGTCCCAGAAGCTGGCACACTATCAG AGCAAAAAACATGCCAACAAAGTGAAGAGATACCTAGCAATCCATGGAATGGAGACACTAAAGGGGGAAATGAAGAGGCTAGACTCAGATCAG AAGAGCAGCAGAAGCAAAGACAAGAACCAGTGCTGCCCCATCTGTAACATGACCTTTTCCTCCCCTGTCGTGGCCCAGTCGCACTACCTGGGGAAGACCCACGCAAAGAACTTAAAGCTGAAGCAGCAATCCACTAAGGTGGAAG CCTTGCACCAGAATAGAGAGATGATAGACCCAGACAAGTTCTGCAGCCTCTGCCACGCGACTTTCAATGACCCTGTCATGGCTCAGCAACATTATGTGGGCAAGAAACACAGGAAACAGGAGACCAAACTCAAACTTATGGCACACTACGGACGGCTGGCCGACCCTGCTGTCACTGACTCAG CCGGGAAGGGCTACCCCTGCAAGACATGCAAGATAGTGCTGAACTCCATAGAACAGTACCAAGCTCATGTCAGCGGCTTCAAACACAAGAACCA GTCACCAAAAACCGTGGCATCACCTCTGGGCCAGATTCCCACGCAAAGGCAATCCATTCAGAAAGACTCAACCACCTTGGAAAACTAG
- the ZNF346 gene encoding zinc finger protein 346 isoform X1 yields the protein MEYPALGTVENADSGGARSYNNSEEREGREPDGLRFDRERARRLWEAVSGSQPVGREEVEHMIQKNQCLFTNTQCKVCCALLISESQKLAHYQSKKHANKVKRYLAIHGMETLKGEMKRLDSDQKSSRSKDKNQCCPICNMTFSSPVVAQSHYLGKTHAKNLKLKQQSTKVEALSKRLTNPFLMASTLALHQNREMIDPDKFCSLCHATFNDPVMAQQHYVGKKHRKQETKLKLMAHYGRLADPAVTDSAGKGYPCKTCKIVLNSIEQYQAHVSGFKHKNQSPKTVASPLGQIPTQRQSIQKDSTTLEN from the exons ATGGAGTATCCTGCATTGGGCACGGTGGAGAATGCGGACAGCGGCGGGGCCAGGTCGTACAACAATTCGGAGGAGCGGGAGGGCCGGGAACCGGATGGGCTGCGCTTCGACCGCGAGAGGGCGCGCCGCCTCTGGGAAGCAGTGTCCGGGTCGCAaccagtggggagggaggaag tGGAACACATGATCCAGAAGAACCAGTGTCTCTTCACCAACACCCAGTGTAAGGTTTGCTGCGCCTTGCTCATTTCTGAGTCCCAGAAGCTGGCACACTATCAG AGCAAAAAACATGCCAACAAAGTGAAGAGATACCTAGCAATCCATGGAATGGAGACACTAAAGGGGGAAATGAAGAGGCTAGACTCAGATCAG AAGAGCAGCAGAAGCAAAGACAAGAACCAGTGCTGCCCCATCTGTAACATGACCTTTTCCTCCCCTGTCGTGGCCCAGTCGCACTACCTGGGGAAGACCCACGCAAAGAACTTAAAGCTGAAGCAGCAATCCACTAAGGTGGAAG CTCTGTCGAAACGCCTTACAAACCCTTTCCTTATGGCCTCCACCTTAGCCTTGCACCAGAATAGAGAGATGATAGACCCAGACAAGTTCTGCAGCCTCTGCCACGCGACTTTCAATGACCCTGTCATGGCTCAGCAACATTATGTGGGCAAGAAACACAGGAAACAGGAGACCAAACTCAAACTTATGGCACACTACGGACGGCTGGCCGACCCTGCTGTCACTGACTCAG CCGGGAAGGGCTACCCCTGCAAGACATGCAAGATAGTGCTGAACTCCATAGAACAGTACCAAGCTCATGTCAGCGGCTTCAAACACAAGAACCA GTCACCAAAAACCGTGGCATCACCTCTGGGCCAGATTCCCACGCAAAGGCAATCCATTCAGAAAGACTCAACCACCTTGGAAAACTAG